The DNA window GGCAAATCATTTATTGACACGTGTCCATTGCATGAAGTCAGTAAAACGTTTGCTAATTATTATTTGTAAATATATTCAAAACAACTTAATTTCCAATTTCACTCAAAatattgctatgttcatttATCATTGTCATGTTATTTTGAATGGGTTTTATATGAGATCGTCTAACAGATTTTAATTTATGAGACGACTCAATCTtatttatatttacaataaaaaataatactcttagcgtaaaaaataatattttttcatggattacccaaataagatatatgtctcataaatacgacccgaaaaaccgtctcacacaaagttTTGCCTATTATTTTAACATATaaccaaaaattataattaaatttaaatttacgaaaataaatttgaagtccaaataatatatacatatgCATTTGATGCACtaatagaaataaaataaaaacctaCAAAAGTATtttgtaatatttatttattatttaatagtttgttttttattttgatttttaaaaaattgagagAGCCCTAAATTTACAATTTTAACCTTGGGCCTGGTTACAAAAATGAGGCCCAATTCAAATACCTTCCCAGAACCCTCAACTTCCCGTCGTTTTCGTTTACTGTCCACCGACGCATCCAACGGCCAGAAATCGCTCCACTTTAATCGCCTATAAATAGCGAACCACTCTCTTCTCCTCTTGTTTCTTctccgctgctgctgctgctgcgtCTCATTGATACACCCTCCCTGCAGCAGCGGAACTCAATTGTTTCCCTCTTACACACAGTAGACACACGCACATATACATACACGCAGTTTACGTATAGTCAACGATGCCTTCGGTGGTTGCGGCAGAGTCTCCATCGTTCGAGAAGAAGCTGAagatgaaaaatgttgaagctTGCTCCGTTGAGGAGGATTATGTGGAGAAAAATGGCAAGAAAGAGAAAAAGTCGAGCAAAAAGACTAAACTAACCTCTGAGTATGATACAGACTATTCGAATTCCAATACCCATTTGAAAAAGAGCAAAGAGACTAAGCGAAAGGCACTGAAAATTGACGATGATGATGAGGAGGAGGAGAGGAGCGAAACTAGTATGGAGATTGGCGAGCCGATGAATGATCTAGGAAAGAAGAAAAAGAGGATGAAATTGAAAGACGAGGAGGAGGAAGAGGTTGAGAACCCCAATGCGGTGTCTAATTTCCGGATATCGAAGCCGTTGAGGGACGCCTTGAAGGTGAAAGGGATCGAATCGCTGTTTCCTATTCAGGCGATGACGTTCGATACTGTTCTTGATGGTTCGGATTTGGTTGGAAGGGCGCGCACTGGTCAGGTtaggtgttttttttttttggtttagtAAGATTATTTTTTTGGCGAATTGATGTTACAATTGCTATCTGGCTTCTGAatttatggttttttttttggatttttattttattttctggattttttatttgattttctcTGGTTGAATTCACATCAAAAGGTTTTCCGTTGATATACTCTCCAGTGACTGGATGAACGTAGGATGTTAGTAGCTTGTTATTAGTGGATTCTATCTTCTAGGGACTGCATTTTCCTTAAAACGATGGCTTTGATAATGTTCGTTGTTCTGCTGGAAATGACAAAATTTTAGTATTTTAGCTGGTGTTATTGAGCTTATGTAATCAGGAAATATACAATCTATTGTACTTGATCGGGATGCAACTTCTTATTGAATATGGATGTAGGCTGTCAGTGGTTACTCATTCTGCTATGCAACTACTGTTGAAATCCAAATAGCTAATTGTTCGATTTATAGTCTCCTGACTCTGGTGGACACCTGTTTATCtctgaataaataaatagatatgATTTAATTCCTTTATGTTTTATGTGTTGATTAAGCATTCTAcatcttttctttaattttaaaaGTATGATAACAGGGGAAAACATTGGCATTCGTGTTGCCCATATTGGAATCATTGACAAATGGACCTGCAAAAGCATCCCGAAAGACTGGATATGGAAGGACACCTAGTGTTCTTGTGCTTTTACCCACTAGAGAATTGGCCACACAGGTATTTATCTTCTATATTTGGATAACTAGTAACTAGTAATTTTGTGAAGAAATGTAGAATAATATTTTTCCTTATTTCCttaattgatttattcaaaagaAGTTTCACGATTGTTAACCACATAAAGTGTTCTTTTTATGTTTATTGCGATTACtgaaaaaaattgttttggCCTTCCTTTTCAATTTTGCTCTATGGAATCCTGAATCCAAGATCTGAATACATATTCCAGATTCCAATACAATATCTCCgtgtttctttttctttttctagatTCTTCTGATTATTACTTCTCTGAGTATCAATGTCTTATATATTTTGGTCCCTACGTTTCTTTGTAAATATGATCTTAGGTGTTTTCTGACTTTGAAGCCTATGGTGGGGCATTAGGGTTGAATTCATGTTGCCTGTACGGGGGTTCTCCCTACCAGCCACAACATATTCAATTGAAAAGAGGTGTTGATATTGTTGTTGGTACTCCTGGTCGTATCAaggtataattttatttaatgcaACTTTCTTCCTACTTTTTGATGGACATATCTGTACAGTTTTTAAATAGATTGCAAGTTTGGAATTTATCTGCAGGATCACATAGAGAGGGGAAATATTGATCTTAGGGCACTAAAGTTCCGAGTACTTGATGAGGCTGATGAAATGTTGAGGATGGGTTTTGTTGAAGATGTTGAACTTATTCTAGGTCTGTTAGattgacaatttttttttctattttttcctCTTGCTGCAACGATCGAGCATTTGCATTTGGATGTGACCTTATTATTCATTTAGACTTCTTCAGAGTACTTAGTTATTTCCTAATCTTAGTTTTGTTCTTAATCTTGTTATTATAATTCATTTTAATTACAAATTTGAAGGCAAGGTAGAAGATGCAAGTAAAGTCCAAACTCTCCTTTTTAGTGCCACTCTACCAGCCTGGGTGAAGCAAGTAAGTTTTTCTTGTatttctttgtttcttgggtTTTCCTTGAAGCGGAAGATGCCATGATAATTTTGTTATTCAAACCTTCATTTTGGTCAGTTTTCCTTCCCCTTTTTGAACAAAACCTGCATTTGTCATGCCAGATTGCAGCTAAATTTTTAAAACCTGATAAAAAGACCGCTGACCTTGTTGGAAATGAGAAAATGAAGGCTAGCACCAGTGTGAGGCATATTGTTCTTCCTTGCTCTAGTTCTGCTAGATCCCAGCTTATTCCTGATATCATTCGCTGCTACAGCAGGTTGATTTGCTTCTGTCAACTGCATCCAATAATTTTACATGATATTTggaatttaattgttttttatgATCATCCTCTTTCCTATCTATTTATTGTCTCGTGTTATCATCCCCTCACCCATTTTCCATGGCATAATTTCTATAGTGGAGGCCGCACTATTATTTTCACTGAGACTAAGGACTCTGCTTCTACACTAGCTGGATTACTGCCTGGAGCACGAGCTTTGCATGGGGATATACAGCAGGCAACACGGGAAGTAAGATGTTATCCTTGAGCACTTATGTGTTCTATCTTCATTTGTTAAAAGAAGAAGAATTGGTTTAAAATGTGTTCTCTCTTGTcattagattttattcattgtATATAAATTGTCTCCTATATTCTATGTAGCACGAAtaccttattttttttttttgaagttcggATACGGATACGACACAGATACGGATACGACACGCGGATACGCGTGTCGGATACCTCAAAATCCGTATCGTTGACTTTTTTTAGGGTTGACCAGCCGGATACGTTTTGGACACGGCGAGGACACGCCATGGATACGGCATGGATACTTTTTTCGGATACGTTTGGGCAAAATTgcaaatatttaaaagttttaggggttaatttaaaaaaattaaaatttctagggactaaaagaaaaataattaaaataaattttattggaCTTATAAATCCCTAAATACATTTGTCCGTTTCTTTCATTCCATTTCtataatttttacttttcaatactaaatttatataaatataatatataatattatatattttaatgattGTCGTATCCTAGCCGTATCGtgtctaatattttcaaaatttgacgtGTCGCTGTATCCGTATCGTATTCGATACGATACTCGTATCCGTATCCATGCAACATAGCCTATATTTACCCTATTGTTCATGTCTAAGCTTAACATCACTGATTTTCTATTATTTTGATTGAGGTAAATTGAGATTGCAATTGCAATGATATTCATTGTTATACGGTGGTGAGGAACATTTACAATTAGGCCTAACAAAATTGAAAGACACCATGGAGATCCTTGTAAAATTATCTTATGATGTTTTCAGGTTACCCTTTCTGGATTTCGGTCTGGAAAATTTTCAACACTCGTAGCTACCAATGTCGCCGCACGTGGATTAGATATTGATGATGTTCAGTTAATAATTCAGGTActattttgttttcttcatcTCACAACATGGTTCAgcgatacacacacacatatatagcGCTTATGATACTCCTCACATGGAAGTCTGATGACAATATTTGTTATGCTTCAGTGTGAGCCTCCTCGTGATGTAGAGGCGTACATTCATCGATCTGGAAGGACAGGCAGAGCAGGTGATTGCTAATAATATGATCGTTTGCATTTTATGTTCATCTTTATGGTGCATGTCCATTGAGGAAGTACGTTGAAACCTTTTTAGGCAAAAGTGGTGTTGCTGTGATGCTTTATGATCCAAGGAAATCAAACTTTTCGAGGATTGAAAGAGAATCAGGTGTGAAATTTGAACACATATCTGCTCCACAACCAGCCGATATAGCTAAAGCTGCTGGTTTGGAAGCTGCAGAAAAGATCACCGAGATCTCTGATAGGTATGCAGCATTATGATCCAGAAAATTTGAAGTATATGTTTTCACTGACATTGAAAAAGATATCCATTGCTCTGACTTGCAGTGTTATTCCGGTGTTCAAGGCTGTGGCTGAAGAGCTGCTGAACTCGTCTGATTTATCACCGGCAGAATTACTCGCAAAAGCTCTGGCCAAGGCTGCTGTAAGTTTTTATATATTGTTTCCGTTTTACTTGAAAATTTATAACTTCCTTTGTTGCCTCAAATTTTTCTGTTTGTTATGCAGGGCTATACCGAGATCAAGAGCAGATCACTTCTCACTTCTATGGAGAACTTTGTGACAATTTTCCTCGAAAGTGGAAGGCCTATTCACTCACCATCGTAAGTTCTTGCAAGTCATTATCTTTAATTAATCTATAATTAATCTATTTTACCAGTGTGCTGGGGCATATGTGAAAGGTCACTGCATTTATGTGGATTGTTGAAAGTTTGATCTATTGCCCCACTTCTGTGATACACTAAGTGACAAGTTACCCTTGAAACATACAGAAAATTTTCGGTTTTGTATAAATTTAGCAAATATATTTCTGCAACATTATTGTATTAGGTATGGCAAGATTTCTGCAGAGAACTCCTTCCAATTTTTGGACGACTTCTACGAAGCATGGAGAGATTTTTTTTCTCATTTGTCTTGTGGATATATTAT is part of the Primulina eburnea isolate SZY01 chromosome 1, ASM2296580v1, whole genome shotgun sequence genome and encodes:
- the LOC140825757 gene encoding DEAD-box ATP-dependent RNA helicase 7-like; the protein is MPSVVAAESPSFEKKLKMKNVEACSVEEDYVEKNGKKEKKSSKKTKLTSEYDTDYSNSNTHLKKSKETKRKALKIDDDDEEEERSETSMEIGEPMNDLGKKKKRMKLKDEEEEEVENPNAVSNFRISKPLRDALKVKGIESLFPIQAMTFDTVLDGSDLVGRARTGQGKTLAFVLPILESLTNGPAKASRKTGYGRTPSVLVLLPTRELATQVFSDFEAYGGALGLNSCCLYGGSPYQPQHIQLKRGVDIVVGTPGRIKDHIERGNIDLRALKFRVLDEADEMLRMGFVEDVELILGKVEDASKVQTLLFSATLPAWVKQIAAKFLKPDKKTADLVGNEKMKASTSVRHIVLPCSSSARSQLIPDIIRCYSSGGRTIIFTETKDSASTLAGLLPGARALHGDIQQATREVTLSGFRSGKFSTLVATNVAARGLDIDDVQLIIQCEPPRDVEAYIHRSGRTGRAGKSGVAVMLYDPRKSNFSRIERESGVKFEHISAPQPADIAKAAGLEAAEKITEISDSVIPVFKAVAEELLNSSDLSPAELLAKALAKAAGYTEIKSRSLLTSMENFVTIFLESGRPIHSPSYVYGILRRFLPEEKVESIKGLSLTADGTGAVFDVAAEDLDTFIAGQESAAGVNLEVVKLLPSLQQREPARGGRFGGGGRGGFSDRQNGRFSFGRGGKGGFADRRGRGGGGRGRGNASHKW